One window of Salmo salar chromosome ssa11, Ssal_v3.1, whole genome shotgun sequence genomic DNA carries:
- the LOC106593775 gene encoding olfactory receptor 1361-like: MKTTISPKYIAVFNLAFVDVCGSTALVPKLLETFLFSRQLISYNQCLASLFFIFLFLNMQSFNLTILSYDRLVAICCPLRYHMMVTYRSMFQLTGAAWAFAVFLVLLAVCLINRLSFCRSLVINSYFCDHGPLFRLAAPCSDVVPNIVMSYLNPSLVLFFPMVFIISSYICITHALFTITLPQDRVRALKTCTSHLILVAIFYLPINFTYFLHSIIPTNARIINLSLTSVLPPMLNPIIYVLKTEEFKESAKKLLSKRGAQRAVVSNQST, encoded by the exons ATGAAAACCACCATTAG CCCCAAGTACATTGCTGTGTTCAACCTGGCCTTCGTAGACGTGTGTGGGAGCACTGCCCTGGTCCCCAAGCTCCTGGAAACATTCCTGTTCAGTAGACAGCTCATCTCCTACAACCAGTGCCTCGCTAGCCTCTTcttcatcttcctcttcctcaacATGCAGTCCTTCAACCTCACCATCCTCTCCTACGACAGACTGGTGGCCATCTGCTGCCCACTCAG GTACCATATGATGGTGACTTACAGGTCCATGTTCCAGCTGACGGGTGCTGCCTGGGCATTTGCTGTGTTCCTGGTGTTGCTGGCTGTGTGCCTCATCAACCGACTCTCCTTCTGTCG GTCTCTGGTGATCAACAGCTACTTCTGTGACCACGGTCCCCTGTTCCGTCTGGCGGCCCCCTGTTCTGATGTGGTCCCTAACATAGTGATGTCTTATCTCAACCCCAGTTTAGTCCTCTTTTTCCCCATGGTCTTCATCATATCATCATACATCTGTATCACACACGCCCTGTTCACCATCACACTGCCCCAGGACAG agtCAGAGCCTTGAAGACGTGTACCTCACACCTGATACTCGTGGCCATATTCTACCTGCCTATTAATTTCACATACTTCCTTCACTCAATCATACCAACCAACGCCCGGATcatcaacctctctctgacctcgGTGCTGCCGCCCATGCTCAACCCCATCATATATGTTCTGAAGACAGAGGAGTTTAAGGAATCGGCCAAGAAGCTGCTTAGTAAAAGAGGAGCCCAGAGAGCTGTGGTGTCGAACCAATCAACATGA
- the LOC106563645 gene encoding olfactory receptor 10G7-like → MSSVNITGKNVEEFTITGFDHLSHQKLLGFLIFITYFLVLLGSGTNICIIATDRRLHTPMYLLICNLAVVDIMFTTSTSTTMISVLLAKVKTISYYSCISSMYIYHLGDIEEFLALSLMALDRTIAISTPLRYHIILTNPRLFLLITATWLIGLGVMGVVAAQADSLPYCQPIIRYVFCDYPAMVRTACVNPEPYWMLPTILGLWLIGAQFIFILLSYVNLIYTVLRLPNNESRVQVFNTCICHIIVVSCYYAPKLVSVLLTRIGVRLTLTERNALLIIATLLPSLINPVVYCLKTKEIRKRLVQILSRKRIAVMK, encoded by the coding sequence ATGTCTTCAGTGAATATCACAGGGAAGAATGTGGAGGAGTTTACCATCACAGGCTTCGACCACCTCTCTCACCAGAAGCTCCTGGGCTTCCTCATCTTCATCACATATTTCCTTGTGCTTCTGGGAAGCGGCACCAACATCTGCATCATCGCGACGGACAGACGGCTGCACACGCCCATGTACCTCCTTATCTGTAACCTGGCCGTGGTGGATATCATGTTCACCACCAGCACAAGCACCACCATGATCTCTGTCCTGCTGGCCAAGGTCAAAACCATCTCCTACTACTCCTGCATATCAAGCATGTACATCTACCACCTGGGTGACATCGAAGAGTTTCTGGCCCTGTCCCTGATGGCTTTGGACCGAACCATTGCTATCAGCACTCCTCTTAGGTACCACATCATCCTAACTAACCCGCGGCTCTTCCTGTTGATCACAGCTACCTGGCTGATAGGGTTAGGGGTCATGGGGGTAGTAGCAGCTCAGGCAGACAGCCTTCCATACTGCCAGCCCATCATTAGATATGTGTTCTGTGACTATCCTGCTATGGTCCGAACTGCCTGTGTCAACCCTGAACCCTATTGGATGCTTCCCACCATCCTGGGTCTGTGGTTGATTGGTGCACAGTTCATATTCATTCTGTTGTCATACGTGAATCTGATCTACACAGTACTGAGACTGCCTAACAACGAGAGTAGAGTGCAGGTGTTTAATACCTGTATTTGTCACATCATTGTGGTGTCCTGTTACTACGCTCCCAAGTTAGTCTCTGTGTTGTTGACGAGGATAGGGGTGAGGCTGACTCTGACAGAGCGTAATGCTTTACTGATTATAGCCACGCTGTTACCTTCTCTGATCAACCCAGTAGTCTACTGTCTGAAGACCAAGGAGATTAGGAAGAGATTGGTTCAGATACTTTCTAGAAAAAGAATTGCAGTGATGAAATGA